The genomic segment CTCCCCTTCCCTGTAACGCCATGTCTTCCCCTGTAACGCCATGTCTCCCTTTCCTTGTAACGCCATGTTTCTTTTTCCTGTAACGCAATATCTCCATAACCCTGTAACGCCATGTATCCCTTCCGCTGTAGCACAATGTTTCCCTTCTTCTGTAACACCATGTTTCGGTTCTGGTTCAAGTCcgtgttttttttgcttgtttccCATAGCTTCAGCTACGCGTGTTTATCAGCCTGGGCGTGCTCCGACTCGACCACTTGTTTGATTACGGACCGAATCTAGACGACATGCGTGCACGTGCGATCCTATCCAAGCACTACGACAGACTAAGCCGACGTGTTGGTGGCATACTCGAGGAACGCAACAAAAACCGCTACCAGAACGGCCATCTAACCTACCCTTACCTCATGCCACGATGGCTACCGAACGGTATACAGACATAGGACAACATCAGACGACGTCACCTTACTGAGATACAGACAAAGGACATCATCAGATGACGTCACCTAAATAACATACAGACATAGGACATCAtcagatgacgtcaccttaATAGGATACAGACACAGGACATTATCAGATGACGTCACCTAAATGACATACAGACATAGAACATCATTAAATGACGTCACCTTAATAGGAAACAGACACAGGATATCACCAGATGACGTCACCTAAATGACATACAGACATAGGACTTCATCAAATGACGTCACATTTTTGTATGAGATAATATATGGTACTGAAAACGGGCAATGTATGCACAAAAGCCAGACTTTAAAGGGATTTCTTATCAGAAAACCCACACACTCAACAGCTACAGGGTCAACTGTGCGAGGAATACAAATAGTTACTAAATGCTAATGCTTATGTATCAGTTTTCAGTTGTTCGGCCTTGGGAGTTAACTCAGCGcgtagaaaaatacaaacctGACTTTGGCCGTTCCCAAATGATTAAAAAGATATCTATCTTATTGTAGAAGTTAGAGCTaaagtacaaaataaaatacaggCATATTATCTTTCAGCTGAATATGCTAATATGGTACATTTGTGTACACACGTACTACACTCCTGGTCACGTGGTACATTTCTCACGTAATACACTCCTTGTTGGTTCGTGGTACACTTGTAACGTGATACACTCCTTGTTGGTCACGTGGTACACTTCAAGGTAATACACTCCTTGTTGGTCACGTGGTACACTTGCCAGGTAATACACTCCTTGTTGGTCACATGGTACACTTGTAACGTAATACACTCCTTGTTGGTCACGTGGTACGCTTGCCAGGTAATACACTCCTTGTTGGTCACGTGGTACGCTTGCCAGGTAATACACTCCTTGTTGGTCACGTGGTACACTTCAAGGTAATACACTCCTTGTTGGTCACGTGGTACACTTGCCAGGTAATACACTCCTTGTTGGTCACATGGTACACTTGTAACGTAATACACTCCTTGTTGGTCACGTGGTACGCTTGCCAGGTAATACACTCCTTGTTGGTCACGTGGTACACTTGCTAGGTAATACACTCCTTGTTGGTCACGTGGTACACTTGCTAGGTAATACACTCCTTGCTGATCACGTGGTACACCTGTGACGTGATACACTTTATCTGAGAGTAAGTAGAGCAAGATTTTCCTGGCCGAACGGATACACTCCTCCTGGTCCTATAGATGTGTTGACAGTTCCTGGAACTCTACGTCCTCTACATGTTCGAGTTTTTTCTTCGTAGCGTGTCCCTCGGGAAAGTGTATACAACTGCAGATAGATAACGCCATCGTGATAAGCAAGAATGAACTGATAACTTAAGGGAATGGAACAGCTTACAAAATAGACATTTTACTGGAGTTGGAGTGAGTTGGAGCAATTTCCAAAACAAATATCGCGTAAGATCAAACGATATAAAAATGATAGAAGTAAAAGATAGCATCTGTTTCTTTATGACTTGCAAAAGAAGACTCTGAAATAGTAGCTTAGACTCTACGGCTATGTTAGACACGAGGACAGGAGAATACCATCGGCAATATGCATTATGGTCAAAACTCTGCCACTGCTTCTTCTCTTAGCGCAATCGGGAACCATCCCAAATCTAGCTACGTAATGATGTGTCTTTCTTACCTCAAAATCGCGAAGGGAATAAGCATGATGGCTGAGCTGAGGAAAAACACAAACCCAGGAATACCGAACCTCAACGACTCAGGATAGATCGTGTTGAACAACAGGGTACCCGTCAGTTCCATCAGGGTCTGGATCACGGCTATTGTTGCAAAGAGGCTCCCTGTGAAACAGGGTAACAATGAGTGTAGGAAATGATAGAACAATGAGATTAcagtgtgtgtttgtgtgtgtgtggggggaggggtgggggaagggtagGGATATGATAACAGGCTCACGAAAGAACAATAAGATAACAGTGtgggggtagggtagggaTATGATAACAGGCTTCCGAAAGAACAATAAGATAACAGTGTGGGGGTGAGGGGGACTGGGCAGAGAGGGATATTATTTGCCTTTGTGCTATCGGACTCCCTGTGGAACAAACATCGTTTGGTACTGTAAGTTTTGATATTGAAAAATTTGTCTTCTAAggagaaaataagaaaagtaGTACTGATCAGCAAAGGTGAGGTGGAAACATTCGATAGATTCCATCACTGCCTAGTACTTGGGTTTAAGTCTAGGATGCATGTGGTTGAAGCAAAGAGGGGCTGGGGATAGCCCGTTATCAGTCACCAAAAGAAACCCGAAGAAAACACCAAGTGTTAGGCAAGCTAAATTGGATCCGTCGTGTCTCACCTTGTTCTTCGCGTCCGACAATGGTTGACATCTTCTCCCATAGGACAGGGTTGAGCATGCCACCCAGGATCCCCACGGCAGGCGCTTCAAAGCAAACATAAGATTTCAAACGTTACTTGAGAATAAGGGAATGAGATTCCATTACAATCTTTAGTTGGAAACTTTTAAAAGGTGTTTCTGTGGCTAAGGCCGCGCGCCTTCTGGTCAAGAAATCTAGCGCTGTTATCAGGTGATCGCTTAGTGCCAAAGCAGTGTAAACAGCGCAAACCGTTTATTACCGAGTAATCCGAGTATACCGAGAAATGAGTAACCCACCGAGAAACACAATCCATGTCGCGTCAGCGAATCCAATGGTCAGCAGTGTTGCCGCCTGCCCTAGTAACGCAACCCTACACAGGTTGATGTCACGCACTCCACACCACTTCATAGCCTTGAGACCCACGGCGGCTCCAATCCCAAATGACAAAAACTTGTACGCCATAAAATAACCGAGGATACCTGGGCCCCAGCATAGCGGCGTGCGCATAACAAAAAGAGCAAACACGGAAAATGTACCGACGGTGGAGAAAAACACAATTCCAAAACAGGCGATTAATAACAGAAAATTTCCACGTCCTTCCTCGCGCGCTTTTGTGAATATTCTCAATGCGGGCTTAATACTTTCTAAGCTGAAGAAACGACAATCATTCTCTCTACTGGAAGTACGCGACTCTTCGACAAAAAATATGACGTAAACCAGCGGCACAATCAACAGGCTTATCTCAAACCACGCGGTTATCCTGAAGCCTAGGTACTCAATCCAAAGACCGCTGGTCAGCTGACTTACAGTcgcggaaaaaaaaagaactccTTGAAGAATCGCTGAAAGAAAGTAAGATATTTTGAGACAAATTGGAAAGTGAATGTAGCTTAGTGTTTTGCATTATTAATTCAGATTCTAGTATCTTTATTTAAATTCTTGTATAACTTGACTTTCTCCTCTGACTAGACCTCGCTCTTAACTCAGACaaggttttctttttttttcttttattggcGACCAGTTCAAAAGCGTAATCAATTTTAAACCGTTATATATTATTGGTTTATTAGTTTGTATTCATGGAAGCCATGATGAAAGGCCaattaacccccccccccccccccctgcgcatagctttctgtgtcgcttGTTTACTTGCCATATGAGGGTAGCCAATTAGTCGTTTGAAAGTTATATACAGGCTCGTACCCGAGGGGTGCAGgcggtgcgaacgcacccccctaCACAACGGCCAGGGATCCACTTTAGGTTcccaatagacgtgctatttgtagacaaaactttatactataagctagatcactctggtacgtagccaaatccgacaataaacgtcccgtggagatactgcaaagccataaaaaattccctttttgttcttttgggggtggtcagatttttattagagaacTCATTCCCTCCCTCCTCACCTCCTgggaaaattaggtccactttttcggatgtCGCACCCCCCGCGACCCCCCCaataaaaatcctgggtacgggcctgatatgTATGAGTTCGCAGAGTCTTGAAAATAGAAGTAAAAAGGACTTACAAAGTCTAAAAGCCTTCTGCTTGTCGTCTGTTGTGTCAGTGACGTAACAAGTTgtcgccatcatcatcgtgGCCTCGTTACCAGTCAGACCATTCACTAGTCCTCCCACGATCAACACGTACACAGGCAGCTCCAAATACAAGACCAGAAGCAAGACTAGAGTCTCTAGAATGGCTCCGACAAGAGGCGCTATAAGTCCAGGCTTGCGTCCGCGTCGGTCAGTGTACGAACCCGTGAAAGGGACGATGAATGATATGGAGAGGGCCCACACACCGAGGTAATACAAGTACAGCTCGGAGGACGCGCTTTGCACCTAGAGAATAACAGAAAAATGCCCGATTTCAATGGCACACAAGAGATTAAGAATGTTTTGCATACACAACGCAATAAGAAACTTTTCTATACCAGCAATATATAAGGAATACAATTCGTAGCGGGCTTTAAAAACGCTCTACTGAACTTCTATCGGCACGcaaattgaaataaaggagattcaaacacaatattacaaggtctataatttttaattttcacaaggaagtattttttttcgctaacatATAAATTTCCCCATACTTTCGTTTATAAATCACTGGCAGTAGCCTTGGGTTGCCTGTGACGGTTACGGCAATGCTGGACGGAAAAGAGAGATGGCTATTGCTGTACGAGACCGGGGTGTGGACGGTGTGAAAAATTCGCACGCTTCCTAGTGAACACGTACATTGTACGGTTACTATCTTCTTTCTaataaaatcaaatcaaagCAAATAGAATCACAAAATTTTATGTAATTGCACCGTTTAATAACAAATCGGGCGTGCTGTGGTGCAAACTACTACGCTTACTACTGATAAGGTTATCATGGAGGCATTTCCAGCCTCGCGCTAATTAACATTTGTAAGGCGCTGATGAACAGTCATGCGTGACATAGCTCAGGTGAAAAGCAAGCCCTTAAATGCAGCGTAAAATTGTTCTCTTGGCTAACGGTTCTCGGAAAATTTCCGATAAcgaaagaattaaaaaaaggtcATCTTAGTAAAATTGCAAAAAGGGCCTTCTTTGGCAATGCTAATTAGATTAGATCGCTAGTGGCAATAACAATATTTAAAGGTTCAAGAcaggttcttacctctatttctagTTGGTGTAGTGAGGAGTTTAAAGGAAACCCTCCCCCATCTCCGCATCCCTCTCCACTCTCCGTGAGGTTGCGATAAGGAAAGCCCTTATCTTCGCTAAAACGATAGTACACATACTGCAGCACTGCAAGCAAGCCAAGGAAGTACCAGTACGAATAGAAGAACACGACGGGCTCGACGCCACAGTAGCGGCGCAAACCCTTCATCTTGGCAAGTAGAGACATCGCGACAGGTTCTGAAAGCACTAAGAAGGCTCCGAGGTCAATTGAATGTCTGTCTTATCAGTTGTTGATCTACTTAGGTAACAATAGTAATatattgtttttgtcttgGGTCATTGGGGACCGGAgggccacaggtagcccatgcTCACAGCGAGTGTAGGTTTATTACAAAGTTTGTATGAGCGTACAAAGTTTGCATGATCGAACAAATCTCGTTGCAATCAATACGCtgatttcaaaataaaacagtatcttGACGTTGCTGCTACTAAAACCCGCCATTATTTGCCATTCTAAGCTGTTTTAGCCGCTGCGAATTTTTCCCTGCCTGCGGCCTCGGGATGCATATTGCTTATTGCCTCGGTAATTCTTCGTTTTCACGTGACGTCACAGCTAATTATGCAATGCCTTGAAACCGGAAGTCGGCCATTGCTGGTGGACCATAAACAAAGCGCCGTCGAAGGTTAAGTATCTCGAGAGTCACGGTTTTTGAGTTTAATTGTCTTTTTCTCGGCGTCATGGGTTACATCTGTGCAGTTAAAGGTTGTAGTAACAAAACTAACAATGCTAAAGGACGCACATTTAGGTTTTTTCGCTTTCCTGCTGTTTTAAAAAACAGGGGAGATAAAATTCGCAAGTTGTGCGAAGATCGCAGACGAAAGTGGTTAGCAAATATTgccatacatacatacatacatacatacataaactttatttaagcGTCAAAAGTGTTTAGCTAAAAAAGCTAATTGTGGacactataaaaaataaatagtcagataattaataa from the Nematostella vectensis chromosome 4, jaNemVect1.1, whole genome shotgun sequence genome contains:
- the LOC5511337 gene encoding proton-coupled folate transporter isoform X1, with amino-acid sequence MSLLAKMKGLRRYCGVEPVVFFYSYWYFLGLLAVLQYVYYRFSEDKGFPYRNLTESGEGCGDGGGFPLNSSLHQLEIEVQSASSELYLYYLGVWALSISFIVPFTGSYTDRRGRKPGLIAPLVGAILETLVLLLVLYLELPVYVLIVGGLVNGLTGNEATMMMATTCYVTDTTDDKQKAFRLSILQGVLFFSATVSQLTSGLWIEYLGFRITAWFEISLLIVPLVYVIFFVEESRTSSRENDCRFFSLESIKPALRIFTKAREEGRGNFLLLIACFGIVFFSTVGTFSVFALFVMRTPLCWGPGILGYFMAYKFLSFGIGAAVGLKAMKWCGVRDINLCRVALLGQAATLLTIGFADATWIVFLAPAVGILGGMLNPVLWEKMSTIVGREEQGSLFATIAVIQTLMELTGTLLFNTIYPESLRFGIPGFVFFLSSAIMLIPFAILSCIHFPEGHATKKKLEHVEDVEFQELSTHL
- the LOC5511337 gene encoding proton-coupled folate transporter isoform X2: MSLLAKMKGLRRYCGVEPVVFFYSYWYFLGLLAVLQYVYYRFSEDKGFPYRNLTESGEGCGDGGGFPLNSSLHQLEIEVQSASSELYLYYLGVWALSISFIVPFTGSYTDRRGRKPGLIAPLVGAILETLVLLLVLYLELPVYVLIVGGLVNGLTGNEATMMMATTCYVTDTTDDKQKAFRLSPAVGILGGMLNPVLWEKMSTIVGREEQGSLFATIAVIQTLMELTGTLLFNTIYPESLRFGIPGFVFFLSSAIMLIPFAILSCIHFPEGHATKKKLEHVEDVEFQELSTHL